In Clostridium sp., one DNA window encodes the following:
- a CDS encoding Rpn family recombination-promoting nuclease/putative transposase: MEAFEAEIVELIFPELFCKIEWETGTESLDKELSEIQKEIFDRQNNEKIISDKIIKVKLKDKGSKILFIHVEVQSYSSGNEVFGERMFRYFYRIWERFRYKYNDKSEIVAAAIYTYRGENGKHKKYVYKLPELAENIMEYNFRTLDVEKMGLENISDENPLKLVFKMGKRLLDTGAADEDIYSAKIELTKELQKYGGVKDREQIKALVDFLEYLFLIEDPKLENKYEEFKKSQGGVSKMSVDEIRKTYYTQKGREEEKENARLKDAERVLKLLKRKFNYSNGAFDEKIKKASSSELNLIIENILDIKALEDLNKYLILVIVIRKWLFYFHE; encoded by the coding sequence ATGGAAGCTTTTGAAGCCGAGATAGTGGAACTGATTTTTCCAGAACTGTTTTGTAAAATAGAATGGGAAACTGGAACTGAGTCCCTGGACAAAGAGCTGAGTGAAATACAGAAAGAGATATTTGATAGGCAGAATAATGAGAAAATAATTTCGGATAAGATAATAAAAGTAAAACTGAAAGATAAAGGCAGCAAAATACTGTTCATACATGTGGAAGTTCAGAGCTACAGCAGTGGAAATGAAGTTTTCGGGGAGAGGATGTTCAGATACTTTTACAGGATATGGGAGAGATTCAGATACAAGTATAATGATAAATCGGAAATAGTGGCAGCAGCAATCTATACCTATAGAGGTGAAAATGGAAAACATAAAAAGTATGTATATAAATTACCTGAGCTTGCAGAAAATATAATGGAATATAATTTCAGGACACTGGATGTTGAGAAAATGGGGCTTGAAAATATAAGTGATGAAAACCCTCTGAAGCTGGTATTTAAAATGGGCAAAAGATTATTGGATACAGGTGCAGCAGATGAAGATATATACAGTGCCAAAATAGAACTTACAAAAGAACTTCAAAAATACGGTGGAGTGAAAGATAGAGAGCAGATAAAGGCACTGGTGGATTTTTTAGAGTATTTGTTTTTGATAGAAGATCCGAAACTTGAAAATAAATACGAGGAATTCAAGAAATCACAGGGAGGTGTATCTAAAATGTCTGTGGATGAAATAAGGAAAACATACTATACACAAAAAGGTAGAGAGGAAGAAAAGGAAAATGCAAGATTAAAAGATGCGGAGAGAGTTTTAAAGTTGCTTAAAAGAAAATTTAATTACTCAAATGGAGCTTTTGACGAGAAGATAAAAAAAGCGAGCAGCAGTGAGCTGAATTTAATCATTGAAAATATTTTGGATATAAAAGCATTGGAAGACTTAAATAAGTATTTAATATTAGTAATAGTAATCAGAAAATGGTTATTTTATTTTCATGAATAA
- a CDS encoding carboxypeptidase-like regulatory domain-containing protein: MKLKKFLGTSLLVSILIIGTSSMTFASNISTLQNFGKTQPIKISAQTKLTSSLPQKSLTLGKFNFHSPKLFTDKNKSSTTPKAVGNNSPDTACYVDSSLFGQTLGDYISGDDVENWYYFSAKDNSLINFMLKQASDQQNIAVLYQLQSDLSTLVPVASDTDSGTLNINYSANGASGYYFLRIIPTSPATGSNYQFILNDVSYVVNSSSTVKASGVLSALTPTIYNFTALLPESYNIMLDCPIGENITVTLLNSNNNSITAVNYPAGQNSYLTTQTLDPGNYNVILQSTDQNVVSDPFTFQVFPIRTGSEFSDVNIGLGKVNWNEGYHYYIHDTNTNFNISGKLLDSSGNPVSNANIAVAVYDPAWDGYNQDLTTVSKTSSTDINGNFNFTAASPVARGVETSVNGHIYDYAQIYLLWYQDSSTGYVILPATNIGSPEPLYIYGY; encoded by the coding sequence ATGAAGTTAAAAAAATTTCTAGGTACATCTCTATTGGTGAGTATACTCATTATTGGTACGTCTTCCATGACTTTTGCTAGTAATATCAGTACACTTCAAAATTTTGGTAAAACACAACCCATTAAAATTAGTGCTCAAACAAAGCTAACTTCATCTTTACCACAAAAATCTTTAACCTTAGGTAAATTTAATTTCCATAGTCCAAAATTATTTACAGACAAAAATAAATCAAGCACTACTCCTAAAGCGGTTGGAAACAATTCACCGGATACAGCCTGCTATGTAGATAGTTCGTTATTTGGACAAACATTAGGAGATTATATTAGTGGTGATGATGTCGAAAATTGGTATTACTTTTCAGCAAAAGATAATAGTTTAATCAATTTTATGTTAAAACAAGCATCCGATCAACAAAATATTGCAGTGTTATATCAACTTCAAAGTGATTTAAGCACGTTGGTTCCTGTTGCTTCTGACACGGATTCGGGAACACTTAATATTAATTATAGTGCTAATGGTGCTTCAGGTTATTATTTTCTTAGAATTATTCCAACTAGCCCTGCGACAGGCAGTAACTATCAATTTATCTTAAATGATGTTTCTTATGTAGTAAACTCAAGCTCTACTGTAAAAGCTTCAGGCGTTTTAAGTGCTTTAACTCCTACTATTTATAATTTCACAGCTTTATTACCTGAAAGTTATAATATTATGTTAGACTGCCCAATAGGTGAAAATATTACGGTGACCTTATTAAATTCAAATAACAATAGTATCACTGCTGTTAATTATCCAGCGGGGCAAAATTCTTATTTAACTACACAAACATTAGATCCGGGAAATTATAATGTGATATTACAATCAACTGATCAAAATGTTGTATCAGACCCATTTACATTTCAAGTATTTCCTATAAGGACAGGTAGTGAGTTTTCTGATGTAAACATTGGACTAGGTAAAGTCAATTGGAATGAGGGTTATCACTATTATATACATGATACTAACACTAATTTTAATATTTCAGGAAAACTTCTGGATTCTTCGGGTAATCCTGTATCTAACGCTAATATTGCAGTTGCAGTTTATGACCCAGCTTGGGACGGATATAACCAGGATTTAACTACAGTATCTAAGACTTCAAGTACAGATATTAATGGAAATTTCAATTTTACAGCAGCTTCACCGGTGGCTCGTGGCGTAGAAACTTCAGTAAATGGTCATATATATGATTATGCGCAGATATACTTGTTATGGTATCAGGATTCCTCTACCGGTTATGTAATTTTACCTGCAACTAACATTGGAAGTCCTGAGCCACTGTATATTTATGGATACTAA
- a CDS encoding transposase family protein has protein sequence MLVISVVGTLANYNRWVAIEDFANDGSSFFKKYPYLPYGIPSHNTMQRVFEWIDSREFQNTFMKWIGEISASLKGSIVAIGRQNSVRST, from the coding sequence ATATTAGTTATATCTGTAGTTGGTACACTGGCAAACTACAATAGATGGGTTGCCATAGAAGATTTTGCAAATGACGGGAGCAGCTTTTTCAAAAAATATCCTTATTTGCCTTATGGTATACCTTCTCATAATACTATGCAGAGAGTTTTTGAATGGATTGATTCAAGGGAATTCCAGAATACTTTCATGAAATGGATAGGTGAAATATCAGCAAGTCTAAAAGGATCTATCGTAGCAATTGGACGGCAAAATAGTGTGCGGAGCACGTAA
- a CDS encoding flagellin translates to MNNFSIKISDVRTNAMGISDINVSTRIGAQNAMDKIDHAINKVSSERSKIGAYQNSLEHISNNISSYYQNLISSESKIEDTDMAKEVMEMSKNSILEQVAESLLSQSNQIPGRILDLLKQ, encoded by the coding sequence TTGAATAACTTTTCAATTAAGATTTCTGATGTAAGAACGAATGCAATGGGAATTAGCGATATTAATGTCTCAACTAGAATAGGTGCACAGAATGCTATGGACAAAATTGATCATGCAATTAATAAGGTATCATCAGAACGTTCTAAAATAGGAGCTTATCAAAATTCACTTGAGCATATTTCCAATAATATATCAAGCTATTATCAAAATTTAATTTCTTCAGAATCTAAAATTGAAGATACTGATATGGCAAAAGAAGTTATGGAAATGAGCAAAAACAGTATTCTTGAACAGGTGGCAGAATCTTTATTATCACAATCCAATCAAATTCCAGGTAGGATTTTAGATTTATTGAAACAGTGA
- a CDS encoding DUF2920 family protein has protein sequence MKNYYIVMEMNVLATSYEIETFSQSSFYDYKENHKMDNRKLKVYFSIPQNGINSDTGIMLLISGFGGKAVSSVYKKMRYEFSDEYNLVTIQCNYFGYEFMQMPEKTYVPDINEKEIKNILSYDEVTKAYKNGAFNFNSFLDVAKNHKININVKADLSGESISNFNDMGLLQAIDNITCVLSVMNILYDNDLDFNSKKVIIYGHSHGAYLAYLCNALAPTLFSLIIDNSAWLKPVYLSDDICRTVTQKIGKLTLTTFFDYLAKRIIKDTEILSLSYLYSKFENKCNIISYHGANDNLISCREKSYFCNGIDNCIYNEISEEKIDNIVFKSTNHGLSADFLKLFDFTMENFNIEFEKDNRIDLLNEVSFITHKHKYIVDYNNVLPRIYIVDVK, from the coding sequence ATGAAAAATTATTACATAGTAATGGAGATGAACGTTTTGGCTACTTCCTACGAGATAGAAACATTTTCACAAAGTAGTTTTTATGATTATAAAGAAAATCATAAAATGGATAACAGAAAATTGAAAGTTTATTTTTCAATTCCTCAAAATGGCATAAATTCAGATACAGGTATAATGTTGCTTATATCAGGATTTGGTGGGAAAGCTGTTTCAAGTGTTTATAAAAAAATGAGATATGAATTTTCAGATGAATATAATCTTGTGACAATACAATGTAATTATTTCGGATATGAATTTATGCAGATGCCGGAAAAAACATATGTACCAGATATAAATGAAAAAGAAATTAAAAATATTCTGTCTTATGATGAAGTTACTAAAGCTTACAAAAATGGCGCATTTAATTTTAATAGTTTTTTAGATGTAGCGAAAAATCATAAAATAAATATTAATGTAAAAGCAGATTTGTCAGGTGAATCAATAAGTAATTTCAATGATATGGGATTATTGCAGGCTATAGATAATATAACCTGTGTACTAAGTGTAATGAATATTTTATATGATAATGATTTGGATTTTAACAGTAAAAAGGTAATTATATATGGACATTCACATGGTGCTTATTTGGCATATTTGTGTAATGCACTTGCGCCAACTTTATTTTCATTGATTATAGATAACTCAGCTTGGTTAAAGCCTGTATATTTGTCTGATGATATTTGCAGGACAGTTACGCAGAAAATAGGAAAACTCACCTTGACGACGTTTTTTGATTATTTAGCTAAAAGGATAATAAAAGATACTGAAATATTAAGTCTTTCATATTTATATTCAAAATTTGAAAATAAATGTAATATAATATCATACCATGGTGCTAATGATAATTTAATTAGTTGCAGGGAGAAGTCATATTTCTGTAATGGGATTGATAACTGTATATATAATGAAATATCTGAAGAAAAGATAGATAATATTGTATTTAAATCTACGAACCATGGTCTGAGTGCAGATTTCCTAAAGTTGTTTGATTTCACAATGGAAAACTTTAATATAGAATTTGAAAAGGATAATCGTATTGACCTTTTAAATGAGGTTTCTTTTATTACACATAAGCATAAATATATTGTGGATTATAACAATGTGCTGCCACGGATATATATTGTTGATGTTAAATAA
- a CDS encoding dTDP-glucose 4,6-dehydratase — protein sequence MNMLVTGGAGFIGRWVVKRLLSENHSVIVLDNLSNGRLENIEEFKGNSHFKFIGGDIRDKNKLDEVFKDKFDVIYHLAASINVQDSIDDPETTFFNDTVGTFNILEKARFQMFGKNGRMDGNSWILDSSEDTYPCKVVFMSTCMVYDVSGAEGISETHPVKPVSPYGGSKIAAENMVLSYYNAYKLPTVVIRPFNTYGPFQKTGGEGGVVAIFINNSLHGRDINIYGSGEQTRDLLYVKDCADFISESGYSQNVNGQIVNAGTGRDVTINELADIICHDKVKINHVKHIHPQSEIMKLKCDYSKAKSLIDWGPKYTLKQGIEKTREWIEGTKLLK from the coding sequence ATGAACATGCTTGTAACAGGAGGAGCAGGATTTATAGGACGCTGGGTTGTAAAAAGGTTGTTAAGTGAAAATCATTCGGTAATCGTGTTGGATAACTTGTCCAATGGAAGACTTGAGAATATAGAGGAATTTAAAGGTAATTCCCATTTTAAATTTATAGGTGGAGATATAAGAGATAAAAATAAACTGGATGAAGTATTCAAGGATAAATTTGATGTGATATATCATCTTGCCGCATCCATAAATGTTCAGGACAGCATCGATGATCCGGAAACTACTTTTTTCAATGATACCGTGGGAACTTTCAACATACTTGAGAAGGCCAGATTTCAGATGTTCGGCAAAAATGGGAGAATGGACGGAAACAGCTGGATACTTGATTCAAGCGAGGATACGTATCCCTGTAAAGTAGTATTTATGAGTACCTGTATGGTATATGATGTATCTGGAGCTGAAGGAATTTCGGAAACGCATCCTGTAAAGCCTGTATCACCTTACGGAGGAAGCAAGATAGCTGCTGAAAACATGGTACTTTCCTATTATAATGCCTACAAGCTGCCGACTGTTGTAATAAGGCCGTTTAACACCTATGGGCCGTTTCAGAAAACCGGCGGTGAAGGCGGAGTTGTTGCTATATTTATAAATAATTCCCTGCATGGAAGGGATATAAATATATATGGTTCAGGAGAGCAGACAAGGGATTTACTGTATGTAAAGGACTGTGCCGATTTCATATCCGAATCCGGGTACTCACAAAATGTCAATGGACAGATAGTAAATGCAGGTACGGGCAGGGATGTGACTATAAATGAACTTGCAGATATTATATGTCATGATAAAGTGAAAATAAATCATGTAAAACACATACACCCGCAGAGTGAAATAATGAAGTTGAAATGTGATTATTCAAAGGCTAAAAGTCTTATTGACTGGGGGCCCAAGTATACTTTGAAACAGGGAATTGAGAAGACAAGGGAATGGATTGAGGGGACTAAGTTATTGAAATAG